A window of the Tunturibacter empetritectus genome harbors these coding sequences:
- a CDS encoding SgcJ/EcaC family oxidoreductase, with translation MFRSYGKVLVIINDKSTHQLRDAKMRIRNWIGALIMTLTFGTTGCSGVKAAEDTPQVAIEKMLAREQSAWNTGDSASYADEYTEDADFINIRGQVFTGKTAVQQQHAKIFAGPFKGSAIGIVLRKFAQISDLAVLIDTDQTVINFAGLPPGIVESSPGTLVTHFKYLAIKQTDGTWKFTSGQNTVALPN, from the coding sequence ATGTTCAGGAGTTATGGAAAGGTTCTTGTCATTATCAATGACAAGTCGACTCATCAGCTGAGGGATGCCAAAATGCGAATTCGAAATTGGATAGGTGCACTCATCATGACGCTTACATTCGGAACCACTGGTTGCAGCGGGGTAAAAGCCGCTGAAGATACCCCTCAGGTTGCCATCGAGAAGATGCTCGCCAGGGAACAGTCAGCTTGGAACACTGGCGATAGCGCGTCATACGCCGACGAGTATACCGAGGACGCAGACTTCATCAATATTCGAGGTCAAGTCTTTACCGGAAAGACAGCGGTTCAGCAACAGCACGCGAAAATATTCGCCGGACCATTTAAGGGAAGCGCCATTGGCATCGTTCTGCGCAAATTTGCCCAAATCTCTGACTTGGCCGTCCTGATCGACACCGACCAGACCGTCATCAACTTCGCGGGTCTACCACCGGGTATCGTCGAGTCTTCTCCAGGCACGCTTGTCACCCACTTCAAATATCTGGCAATCAAACAGACCGATGGTACTTGGAAGTTTACCTCCGGGCAGAATACTGTCGCGCTTCCGAACTAA
- a CDS encoding argonaute/piwi family protein, with protein sequence MDLPEQHLEVIHVEEPELSFGHGQTCDHPKDGLFLYGPHTALARSREVSIGVVGTKDGLSYFLNWAIALGGFVPVPPPKKTDKANRLHLSNFPGLEEAFGLIVSPGEFVQRTIDLKALDEATRTLNQHEAVRKAVDLYVNEIERYDKNEEKTVDVWIFVLPELIFERCKPLARRSGLDLTMGEFSKGKREKSDLPLFRDVIDQTAEEIFDDVPDFHRQVKARLLKLGHTSQLIRETTLAPDKFLNRAGYPIRGLQDPATVAWNMATGLYYKTQAEPPWKLAHVRPSVCYIGLVFKMIPNDPQQHACCAAQMFLNEGDAVVFRGANGPWKTGDYEFHLKAPEAKKLIAKVLETFKDKHGEPPKEFFIHGRTTFSEDEWNAFEEAAPEGTNVVGVRIKETHGESKLFRDGDYPVMRGTAIILNDRNALLWTNGFVPRLDTYIGPETPNPLSVTILRSSGELPDIRTVLADIMGLTKINYNACNYNDGLPVTIRFANKVGDVLTMGSARDADRQPLKFYV encoded by the coding sequence ATGGATCTGCCTGAGCAACATCTGGAAGTCATTCATGTTGAAGAACCCGAGTTGTCTTTCGGCCACGGGCAGACCTGCGATCATCCAAAGGACGGTCTTTTCCTTTACGGGCCTCATACTGCTCTAGCTCGTTCACGCGAAGTTTCGATTGGGGTTGTCGGGACAAAAGATGGCTTGTCGTATTTTCTGAATTGGGCTATCGCGCTCGGTGGTTTTGTACCTGTTCCTCCACCGAAGAAGACCGACAAGGCTAACCGGCTGCATCTCTCAAATTTCCCAGGCTTGGAGGAAGCATTCGGGCTGATCGTTAGTCCTGGAGAGTTCGTGCAGCGCACGATCGATCTTAAGGCGCTCGACGAAGCCACGCGCACACTGAATCAGCACGAAGCGGTGCGAAAAGCAGTGGACCTCTATGTGAATGAGATAGAGCGTTATGACAAGAACGAGGAGAAGACAGTCGATGTCTGGATATTCGTTCTCCCTGAACTCATTTTTGAGCGTTGCAAACCGCTCGCGCGACGTTCCGGGCTTGATCTAACAATGGGCGAGTTCTCGAAGGGGAAAAGGGAGAAGTCTGATCTCCCGCTCTTTCGCGATGTCATCGACCAGACCGCAGAGGAGATTTTCGACGATGTGCCGGATTTTCATCGGCAGGTAAAGGCGCGTCTACTCAAGCTCGGACACACATCACAGCTCATCCGCGAGACAACGCTGGCACCCGACAAGTTCCTCAATCGTGCTGGCTATCCGATCCGTGGACTGCAAGATCCAGCGACCGTGGCGTGGAATATGGCGACGGGGCTTTACTACAAGACCCAGGCAGAACCCCCGTGGAAGTTGGCGCATGTGAGACCCAGCGTTTGTTACATCGGGCTAGTCTTCAAGATGATCCCGAACGATCCGCAACAGCACGCGTGTTGCGCCGCACAGATGTTTCTCAATGAGGGCGATGCGGTCGTCTTTCGAGGAGCGAATGGCCCATGGAAAACTGGTGATTACGAGTTCCATCTCAAGGCTCCTGAAGCGAAAAAACTGATTGCCAAAGTCCTGGAAACATTCAAGGACAAGCACGGTGAGCCACCGAAAGAGTTCTTTATCCACGGACGCACCACTTTCAGCGAGGACGAATGGAATGCCTTCGAGGAGGCCGCGCCGGAAGGCACAAATGTCGTTGGAGTTCGCATTAAGGAGACTCATGGCGAGTCAAAACTGTTTCGTGACGGTGATTATCCTGTGATGCGGGGAACCGCAATAATCCTTAATGACCGTAATGCCTTATTGTGGACGAATGGCTTCGTACCCCGGCTCGATACCTATATTGGCCCGGAAACACCAAACCCGTTATCGGTCACGATTCTGCGCAGTTCGGGGGAGCTCCCCGACATACGCACTGTGCTCGCCGACATCATGGGCCTAACCAAGATCAACTACAACGCTTGCAACTACAATGACGGTCTTCCCGTCACTATTCGTTTTGCGAATAAGGTCGGAGACGTGCTGACGATGGGTTCGGCTCGGGATGCCGACAGGCAGCCCCTCAAATTCTACGTCTAA
- a CDS encoding recombinase family protein yields MLIGYARVSTQDQNLELQTEALTKAGCKKIFSDKISGSRAERPGLTKAQEALREGDTLVVWKLDRLGRSVRHLVDLVGKLHNEGVQFKSLTDAIDTGTASGRFFFHVMASLAEMERELTIERTRAGLEVARLLGRKGGRRRQMTDSKIKSAKKLLASGVPPRDVAGNLGVSVPTLYRWIPASNHP; encoded by the coding sequence ATGCTGATCGGCTACGCTCGTGTCTCCACCCAGGATCAGAACCTCGAACTCCAAACCGAAGCCCTAACCAAAGCTGGTTGCAAGAAGATCTTCTCGGACAAGATCAGCGGCAGCCGGGCCGAACGGCCTGGGCTGACTAAAGCGCAGGAAGCTCTCCGCGAAGGCGATACGCTTGTCGTTTGGAAGCTGGACCGACTAGGCCGAAGCGTCAGGCATCTCGTGGATCTGGTTGGCAAACTTCACAACGAGGGCGTGCAGTTCAAGAGCCTCACCGACGCGATCGACACCGGCACCGCTTCGGGGCGCTTCTTTTTCCACGTCATGGCCAGCCTCGCGGAGATGGAACGGGAGCTCACCATCGAACGAACCCGCGCGGGACTTGAAGTTGCCCGCCTGCTCGGCCGAAAAGGTGGCCGGAGGCGGCAGATGACCGACAGCAAGATCAAATCAGCCAAGAAGCTGCTCGCCAGCGGAGTGCCACCTCGTGACGTGGCTGGCAATCTTGGCGTCTCCGTCCCAACACTCTACAGATGGATTCCAGCCTCGAATCACCCTTAG
- a CDS encoding winged helix-turn-helix domain-containing protein yields the protein MFLNIGERAVSDGIWKMDGMELDRRSFSLRRDGTIVRLDPKPLELLFLLVESRGGVVSHDEALRRVWGDGVFVNGEAALYTAVKKIRQALGDATLIETVTGRGYRLRMPVAPKSEGGRPDITRHAQEGQRLAILPLLNLSNDPEQDYFSDGLTEELISAVSRLLRGQMAVIARTSVMRYRNVSKPVEEIAHELKVDYLVEGSVKRDSERVRVTVQLLRSIDGTALWSENFERVVGDALAMQSEIALATATAIGIQIAPHAAASIHTGRAGPINAEVHDRYLRARHLLSQRTKPAIQAAMRYLREALAIDPVFAPAMASLAFCYAVLPITSLLRPHDCFPAAQHLASDALSLDASQTDAHIALGLVDFWYRRDWNAARHHFLHASTLNPGDSAPPMFLAHLHSILGEHEQALTTLGSALILDPISPIVRTHHGHFLYNAGRSMEALRPLEQVLEMAPQFWVAHLMRGKALATPDHVPGQIPGLSATSGEAISSFQVSERFAMGNSEPLAFRIHTLAAMGRNGEADEAFRTMLEMHSSTPSPPLHRGLAAMAVGAHSTALEMIEEAFGENDVRLVFLLVESRWNGLGESTYADALERANLVMPSSEVPSRVL from the coding sequence ATGTTTCTGAATATCGGAGAACGAGCGGTGAGCGATGGTATATGGAAGATGGACGGCATGGAACTCGACAGACGAAGCTTTTCGCTACGCCGTGATGGAACGATCGTGCGTCTGGACCCAAAGCCGCTGGAGCTATTGTTCCTCCTGGTCGAAAGCCGGGGCGGCGTGGTATCTCATGACGAGGCCCTACGCCGGGTATGGGGCGACGGCGTATTTGTAAACGGAGAAGCGGCGCTTTACACGGCGGTAAAGAAGATTCGCCAGGCGCTAGGCGATGCGACCCTGATCGAGACTGTCACGGGCAGAGGTTACCGGCTCCGGATGCCGGTCGCCCCCAAATCAGAAGGCGGCCGTCCTGACATCACGCGGCATGCACAGGAAGGTCAGAGACTCGCCATTCTTCCGTTGCTCAATCTCTCCAACGATCCGGAGCAGGATTATTTCTCTGATGGATTGACTGAAGAACTGATCAGCGCCGTCTCGCGTCTACTGCGTGGACAGATGGCGGTCATTGCACGGACGTCGGTGATGCGGTATCGCAATGTGAGCAAGCCGGTTGAGGAGATTGCCCACGAACTTAAGGTCGATTACTTAGTAGAGGGGAGCGTGAAGCGTGACTCTGAAAGAGTTCGCGTCACTGTTCAGCTCTTACGTTCGATCGACGGTACAGCGCTATGGAGCGAGAACTTTGAGCGCGTGGTCGGTGACGCGCTCGCTATGCAGTCGGAAATTGCACTTGCCACCGCAACCGCTATCGGTATCCAGATAGCGCCGCATGCCGCAGCGAGCATTCACACAGGTAGAGCTGGCCCAATAAACGCCGAGGTGCACGACCGTTATCTCCGAGCACGACATCTCTTGAGTCAGCGTACGAAGCCTGCTATCCAGGCGGCGATGCGCTATCTGCGAGAGGCTCTTGCTATCGATCCGGTCTTCGCTCCGGCCATGGCGAGTCTCGCCTTCTGCTATGCGGTGCTGCCGATTACCAGCCTCTTGCGCCCGCATGATTGCTTCCCGGCGGCACAGCATCTGGCAAGCGACGCGCTGTCGCTGGACGCATCGCAGACGGATGCGCACATTGCGTTAGGACTAGTGGATTTCTGGTATCGGCGTGACTGGAATGCCGCCCGGCACCACTTCCTCCACGCTTCCACACTGAACCCAGGCGACAGCGCTCCCCCAATGTTCTTGGCTCATCTTCATTCGATTCTGGGCGAGCACGAACAGGCGCTGACGACTCTGGGTTCAGCGCTTATCCTGGACCCAATCTCCCCTATTGTTAGAACCCATCATGGCCATTTCCTCTACAATGCGGGCCGGTCGATGGAGGCACTTCGTCCGCTCGAACAGGTTTTGGAGATGGCACCTCAGTTCTGGGTCGCCCATCTGATGCGCGGGAAGGCGCTCGCTACGCCTGATCATGTTCCGGGGCAAATTCCCGGTCTGTCGGCTACCTCCGGTGAGGCGATCAGCTCATTCCAGGTTTCAGAGCGTTTTGCCATGGGCAATAGCGAACCGTTGGCTTTTCGCATCCATACTCTAGCTGCAATGGGCCGAAACGGTGAGGCCGACGAGGCTTTCCGGACAATGCTGGAGATGCACTCAAGCACGCCGTCCCCACCACTGCATCGCGGGCTGGCTGCAATGGCTGTCGGTGCTCATTCCACTGCCCTCGAGATGATCGAAGAAGCATTCGGTGAGAACGATGTGCGCCTTGTCTTCTTGTTAGTTGAGTCGCGCTGGAACGGTTTGGGAGAAAGCACTTATGCGGACGCCTTGGAGCGAGCCAACCTGGTAATGCCTTCCTCGGAAGTTCCTAGTCGGGTCCTGTGA
- a CDS encoding type IV secretion system DNA-binding domain-containing protein yields MQFPSRTGRLFWLLVWVTLGPLALIVSVSAWLAWTLPPLQKIYLPVYSASTVGARLPGNLMTIRWVMKTAPGRKPERILPEDAVSGPSPKLPVSLSAKAIEEGWREVVQTPPEKVRSSELAPYLQATIYDGESVLWLFARPMIYGLAGILLLYALRLQLRRGRSGQHEERHGRRTKGPELLSSGWRRRLGTDGISFHLRFEKAPWSWLPFGPNFRIPRRLESSHIELIGDTGSGKSTAIRQILRHVQHRGETAIVYDPAMDFVGEFYDPSRGDLILNPLDARCPYWSLDQEIVRDETAATIAAAFLPEKEYEKAFFTDAPRRLLAAMLRRRMPTHFLLRWMSDPESLASMVVGTPLAALIDPAAPAQRAGVLSSLNLVADCFELLPEGGNGRASFATADWRKERKRWVFLTSSPDYREKVLPLHSVWLDLFILRMQGPCDDPAAKPVWFVIDELASLNKLPQLHAAVTENRKYGNPVVLGFQGRSQLEKRYGHDAEVMLSQPATKVFFKTSEPRAAKWISDAIGEIEVERLKESRSIGLLGSKKSYAMEIATKALIMPSEISGLEPLHGFIKQENRVVPVVFRLATKRSKEPDFVERKIRQAAPRPTSPVPASSARTSHPKQAEPTAAVQASLPLADPPSTNRRPREGFVWDESKGIE; encoded by the coding sequence ATGCAGTTTCCGAGCCGGACAGGGAGGCTCTTCTGGCTACTTGTCTGGGTCACGCTGGGGCCGCTCGCGCTCATTGTTTCGGTCTCGGCCTGGCTCGCTTGGACACTCCCCCCGCTCCAGAAAATCTATCTCCCGGTGTACTCCGCGAGCACCGTTGGTGCTCGCCTGCCCGGCAATCTGATGACCATCCGGTGGGTGATGAAAACCGCTCCCGGACGAAAACCCGAGAGGATTTTGCCCGAGGATGCGGTCTCTGGGCCGAGTCCAAAACTGCCAGTCAGCCTCTCGGCCAAGGCCATCGAAGAGGGTTGGCGCGAAGTGGTTCAGACCCCTCCGGAGAAGGTTCGCTCCTCCGAGCTGGCTCCGTATCTCCAGGCTACGATCTACGACGGCGAGAGCGTTTTGTGGCTCTTCGCCCGGCCCATGATCTACGGCTTGGCTGGGATTTTGTTGCTGTACGCGCTCCGGCTTCAGCTTAGACGAGGACGTAGTGGGCAGCACGAGGAGCGGCACGGACGGCGGACCAAAGGTCCCGAATTGCTGTCAAGCGGCTGGCGTCGCCGACTCGGAACGGATGGGATTTCTTTTCACTTGCGCTTTGAAAAGGCTCCTTGGAGCTGGCTTCCGTTCGGGCCGAATTTCCGGATTCCGCGCCGTCTGGAGTCCAGCCATATCGAGCTGATCGGCGACACCGGTTCGGGTAAATCGACGGCCATCCGGCAGATTCTCCGCCATGTCCAGCATCGCGGCGAGACGGCCATCGTCTACGACCCAGCAATGGATTTCGTGGGGGAGTTCTATGACCCCAGTCGCGGCGACCTGATCCTGAACCCTCTCGACGCCCGGTGTCCCTACTGGAGTCTCGATCAGGAGATCGTGCGCGATGAGACCGCCGCTACGATCGCCGCTGCTTTTCTTCCAGAGAAGGAGTACGAGAAGGCATTCTTCACCGACGCTCCGCGTCGGTTGCTTGCCGCCATGCTGCGGCGTCGGATGCCGACGCACTTCCTTTTGCGGTGGATGAGCGATCCTGAGTCGCTTGCTTCCATGGTGGTGGGAACACCGTTGGCTGCGCTGATCGACCCGGCAGCTCCGGCGCAGAGGGCCGGGGTGCTGTCGAGCCTCAACTTGGTAGCGGACTGCTTCGAGCTACTGCCCGAGGGTGGCAATGGACGGGCGAGTTTCGCAACGGCGGATTGGAGGAAGGAGCGCAAGCGCTGGGTGTTTCTGACCTCCAGCCCCGACTACCGGGAAAAGGTCTTGCCGCTCCATTCGGTATGGCTCGATCTTTTCATCCTGCGGATGCAAGGCCCCTGCGATGATCCCGCCGCCAAACCGGTATGGTTCGTTATTGATGAGCTGGCCAGCTTGAACAAGCTACCCCAGCTCCACGCTGCCGTGACTGAAAATCGCAAGTACGGCAATCCCGTCGTGCTCGGCTTCCAGGGGCGTAGCCAACTCGAAAAACGCTACGGCCATGACGCCGAAGTCATGCTCTCTCAGCCCGCTACGAAGGTATTTTTCAAGACCTCCGAACCGCGCGCGGCCAAGTGGATTTCTGACGCGATTGGCGAGATCGAGGTGGAGCGATTGAAGGAGTCGCGCAGCATCGGGCTACTTGGCAGCAAGAAGTCTTATGCGATGGAGATTGCCACCAAAGCGCTCATCATGCCGTCGGAAATTTCCGGCCTTGAGCCGCTGCACGGTTTCATCAAACAAGAAAATCGCGTTGTGCCCGTCGTTTTCCGATTGGCAACGAAACGCTCGAAAGAACCTGATTTTGTAGAGCGGAAGATTCGGCAGGCCGCGCCCAGGCCGACTTCCCCTGTGCCAGCGTCGTCGGCACGCACGTCGCATCCGAAACAAGCCGAGCCGACGGCGGCAGTCCAGGCTTCACTACCCCTTGCCGATCCGCCGTCCACTAACAGAAGACCCAGGGAAGGGTTTGTATGGGATGAGAGCAAAGGGATTGAGTGA
- the mobF gene encoding MobF family relaxase produces the protein MSPKPLSAGQARTYHEREFVSQKQSYWSRDRQGHSEWQGKLAERWGLQGPVGNEEFARLTEGQHPLTGEQLVRHQPQKTYENQIGKEVISVEHRAGWDGTISAPKSVSITALVGGDERVREAHRESVRVALGELEQFTQARIGNVHKPETTGKFVAATFEHDTARPVDGYAAPQLHTHAVIFNVTERDGGPGKLTRSVQSHELYAAQKYVTAVYRSELATRLQGLGYQLERGEYGQPEIRGYTKEYLEASSLRREQIQDYKREQGLDGSSAAQIAAHRTRDRKELLSPEEVLQRHRDLAAQYGHQADRIVAQAREQGQQQTREPERGGNQAQQAVTYARDHLFERGAVHAKKDILAAALDRGIGEATSSHVREEFECRVQTGEFRQVENIGTGPQYTTAAMLRMERETIAHMQAGNRRGFEDPMLVSPDIRIATEDRHRELNSGQLRAVDEIFLSREKIVGLDGVAGGGKTTTLAVVREGAESAGYTVEGFAPTSRAAQKLGEAGIETRTLQSHLAQGQRVDTGEHRLYIVDESSLASTKQMHEYVSRLHPNDRVLLVGDTRQHESVEAGRIFAQLQDAGMKTVKLDEIVRQRDPELKQTVEQLARGDVRAALAGLEQQGRIHEMQGHDERVAAIAKEYARSPESTLVVSPDNRSRVEINQAIHVEMQSKGVVSQEEHRVQVLVPRQDLTGADRTWAERYNVGDVLRYSRDSKETGIHKGEYAKVTEIDAASNRLTVEMKDGMEKTYDPRRQQGVSVYREEERAFSIGDRVQLTAPSHELKVANRELGTVEVIGEDGRLSLKIDGGRAVELDPEKHPHLDHGYAVTSHSSQGQTADRVLIHVDTELGAKDLLNNRMAYVAVSRGAQDAQLFTNDRQKLSSALGHDVSHQSAHATETTTSKSIQQEIAPKHEQQYEHGIGL, from the coding sequence ATGTCTCCAAAACCGTTGTCAGCAGGGCAAGCGCGGACGTATCACGAGCGAGAGTTCGTGTCCCAGAAGCAGAGCTACTGGAGCCGGGATCGGCAGGGCCACAGCGAGTGGCAGGGCAAACTGGCCGAGAGGTGGGGCCTGCAAGGTCCGGTCGGCAATGAAGAGTTTGCCCGACTGACAGAAGGCCAACATCCTCTGACTGGCGAACAGCTCGTTCGCCATCAGCCGCAGAAGACCTACGAAAACCAGATTGGCAAGGAAGTCATTAGCGTGGAGCACCGTGCTGGATGGGATGGAACCATCTCCGCGCCGAAGTCGGTTTCGATCACCGCGCTTGTGGGCGGTGATGAACGCGTAAGAGAGGCACACCGTGAGAGCGTCCGTGTCGCCCTAGGGGAGTTGGAACAGTTCACCCAGGCGCGGATCGGCAACGTCCATAAGCCCGAGACGACGGGGAAGTTCGTTGCCGCGACCTTCGAGCACGACACGGCGCGGCCCGTCGATGGCTATGCTGCGCCTCAACTCCACACCCATGCCGTTATCTTCAACGTCACCGAACGCGACGGCGGCCCCGGCAAGCTGACCCGCTCCGTGCAGTCGCACGAACTGTACGCCGCCCAGAAGTACGTGACGGCTGTCTACCGGTCGGAGCTGGCGACACGATTGCAGGGGTTGGGGTATCAGTTGGAGCGTGGGGAATACGGGCAGCCCGAGATCAGGGGCTATACGAAGGAGTATCTCGAAGCCTCGAGTTTGCGCCGGGAACAGATTCAGGATTACAAACGTGAGCAGGGTTTGGATGGCTCCTCGGCGGCGCAGATCGCCGCGCATCGGACGCGTGATCGCAAGGAGCTGCTATCGCCTGAAGAGGTGTTGCAGCGGCACCGGGATCTTGCCGCGCAGTACGGCCATCAAGCGGATCGCATTGTCGCCCAGGCCAGGGAGCAAGGGCAGCAGCAGACCCGGGAACCGGAACGAGGCGGGAACCAGGCGCAACAAGCCGTGACCTACGCCCGCGATCATCTCTTCGAGCGCGGGGCTGTGCATGCGAAAAAGGACATTCTGGCGGCGGCCCTTGATCGTGGCATCGGCGAGGCAACTTCGAGCCATGTGCGGGAGGAGTTTGAGTGCCGCGTACAAACCGGGGAGTTTCGCCAGGTTGAGAACATTGGCACAGGACCGCAGTACACGACCGCCGCGATGCTGCGCATGGAACGCGAGACCATCGCCCACATGCAGGCAGGCAACCGGCGCGGCTTCGAGGACCCGATGCTAGTTTCTCCAGACATTCGAATTGCGACGGAGGATCGCCACCGGGAGCTGAACTCCGGTCAACTCCGCGCCGTCGATGAAATCTTTCTCTCGCGCGAGAAGATCGTCGGTTTGGATGGAGTCGCGGGCGGGGGCAAGACAACGACGCTGGCAGTCGTGCGCGAGGGTGCGGAGAGTGCTGGATATACCGTGGAGGGTTTTGCGCCCACATCGAGGGCCGCGCAGAAGCTCGGTGAGGCCGGGATCGAGACCAGGACCTTACAGTCACATCTGGCCCAAGGCCAGAGGGTAGACACCGGCGAGCACCGGCTCTATATAGTGGACGAGAGTTCGCTCGCGTCCACGAAACAGATGCACGAGTATGTGTCTCGCCTGCATCCGAACGACCGCGTTCTCTTAGTGGGCGATACCCGGCAGCATGAGTCAGTAGAGGCAGGACGTATCTTCGCCCAGCTTCAGGACGCAGGCATGAAGACGGTGAAGCTGGATGAGATCGTGCGGCAGCGCGACCCGGAGCTGAAACAGACCGTCGAGCAACTCGCGAGAGGCGATGTCCGCGCGGCGCTGGCAGGGTTAGAACAGCAGGGCCGCATCCATGAAATGCAGGGCCATGACGAACGCGTAGCAGCCATCGCAAAAGAGTATGCGAGGTCGCCGGAGAGCACGTTGGTTGTCTCTCCCGACAACCGCTCTCGAGTGGAGATCAACCAGGCGATTCATGTGGAGATGCAGTCTAAAGGCGTTGTCAGTCAGGAAGAGCATCGCGTGCAGGTCCTCGTTCCCCGTCAGGATCTTACCGGCGCAGATCGTACATGGGCCGAGCGGTACAACGTCGGCGACGTGCTGCGTTACTCGCGCGACTCCAAAGAAACCGGCATCCACAAAGGCGAGTACGCAAAGGTGACCGAGATCGACGCAGCCAGCAACCGGCTTACCGTCGAGATGAAGGACGGTATGGAGAAGACCTACGACCCGCGCCGTCAACAGGGTGTCTCCGTTTATCGCGAAGAGGAGCGAGCGTTCTCCATCGGAGACCGGGTGCAGCTCACCGCGCCTTCCCATGAGCTGAAGGTTGCCAATCGCGAGCTGGGGACCGTGGAGGTTATCGGCGAGGATGGGAGGCTGTCCCTCAAGATTGATGGGGGCCGCGCGGTCGAGCTTGATCCGGAGAAGCACCCGCATCTCGATCATGGCTATGCGGTGACCAGTCATTCCAGTCAGGGTCAGACCGCCGACCGCGTGTTGATCCACGTCGATACCGAGCTGGGGGCCAAGGACCTGCTCAACAATCGCATGGCCTACGTGGCCGTCTCGCGCGGAGCGCAGGACGCGCAGCTCTTCACCAACGACCGGCAGAAACTCTCCTCTGCTCTCGGCCACGATGTATCGCACCAAAGCGCCCACGCAACAGAGACCACTACCTCAAAGTCGATTCAGCAGGAGATCGCACCTAAGCATGAACAGCAATACGAGCATGGAATCGGTCTGTAG
- a CDS encoding plasmid mobilization protein, translated as MTTPRIPAPAHPPSPTDDEVRPGLRAKTVATRLTPEELREVEVAASRDGKSLAEWLRELALKTARQRPADPMELLLSEVSATRYMLLNLFHATGQANAEGKHLLPESVLKIRDQADVRKLESARKLMADFLAQGGQDGSQNGGKP; from the coding sequence ATGACCACTCCTCGCATCCCGGCCCCAGCGCATCCTCCATCGCCAACCGACGATGAAGTTCGCCCTGGTCTCCGCGCCAAAACGGTAGCAACCAGACTCACGCCGGAAGAGCTGCGCGAGGTCGAAGTCGCCGCCAGCCGCGACGGGAAGTCGCTGGCCGAATGGCTGCGCGAACTGGCCCTGAAGACAGCGCGGCAGCGTCCGGCGGACCCGATGGAGCTGCTGCTTTCGGAGGTTTCGGCGACCCGGTACATGCTCCTGAATCTCTTCCATGCGACCGGCCAGGCGAACGCCGAAGGCAAGCATCTGCTCCCTGAGTCCGTGCTAAAAATCCGTGACCAGGCCGACGTTCGGAAGCTCGAAAGCGCCCGGAAGTTGATGGCGGATTTTCTCGCCCAGGGAGGGCAAGACGGGAGTCAGAACGGGGGCAAACCCTGA
- a CDS encoding IPT/TIG domain-containing protein: MYFLISGGEVGTAPNNPSIAMVAVIPTLCGGGHFFVDISETTTIAAAYALGSFATLSTDSFATNSDSTSALQSAVGYSSTLIDTANAVIPNGSAWQTTLNTLGDMIEACVNSASECPTLFAAATPPGGTAPTDTFQAALNIALNPNMNLTTLFNAIPSSPDFGPILSTVPASWTLPGSSVQITGVTPNPAPAGTPVTIVGSGFGAAQGNGVVIIGGIQASASSWSDTAIVVTVPAGAASNGVTQVFQNGFPSNPFPYSIGPLIGPTIIGLSLPQGPVGMGFVITGSNFGPASTVSMGDPLQGLLMVLSWSPTAITVQIPQTIVSGGNVVVTDGGLPSNGVNFTLTAPFGCSTP; the protein is encoded by the coding sequence ATGTATTTCCTAATTAGCGGGGGCGAGGTCGGGACGGCTCCCAATAATCCCTCAATCGCAATGGTTGCTGTCATTCCTACGCTCTGCGGCGGAGGTCATTTCTTCGTTGATATTTCCGAGACCACAACAATTGCAGCAGCCTATGCATTAGGTAGTTTTGCGACGCTCTCAACAGACTCCTTCGCCACGAATAGCGATAGCACGTCTGCTTTGCAGAGCGCAGTGGGCTATTCGAGCACTCTCATCGATACTGCGAACGCAGTCATTCCCAACGGCAGCGCCTGGCAGACAACGCTAAACACTCTTGGTGACATGATCGAAGCTTGCGTCAATTCGGCGAGCGAATGTCCTACCCTCTTTGCGGCTGCAACACCGCCCGGCGGAACCGCTCCTACCGATACCTTTCAAGCTGCACTAAACATCGCTCTTAATCCAAATATGAATTTGACTACGCTGTTCAATGCGATACCGTCGTCTCCCGACTTCGGCCCCATTTTAAGCACTGTTCCTGCCTCGTGGACGTTGCCTGGCTCCTCCGTTCAGATCACTGGGGTGACTCCAAATCCCGCGCCTGCGGGAACGCCGGTCACTATCGTTGGATCCGGCTTTGGAGCTGCCCAGGGTAACGGCGTTGTAATCATAGGCGGCATTCAAGCAAGCGCTTCAAGTTGGAGTGACACGGCGATCGTCGTGACTGTCCCGGCTGGTGCTGCGAGTAATGGTGTGACGCAGGTCTTTCAAAACGGCTTCCCTAGTAATCCATTTCCCTACAGTATCGGGCCGCTCATCGGTCCAACCATCATAGGGCTATCGCTTCCCCAAGGTCCGGTAGGAATGGGATTTGTCATTACAGGCAGCAATTTTGGCCCGGCGAGCACAGTCTCTATGGGTGACCCCCTTCAAGGTCTCCTCATGGTTCTGAGCTGGAGTCCCACGGCAATCACGGTGCAGATTCCCCAGACGATTGTTTCAGGTGGAAACGTGGTCGTCACAGACGGTGGCTTGCCAAGTAATGGGGTCAACTTCACGCTTACAGCTCCTTTTGGCTGTTCTACGCCTTGA